The Gossypium arboreum isolate Shixiya-1 chromosome 4, ASM2569848v2, whole genome shotgun sequence DNA segment CACTTCGAGTACACACTTACTTATAATTATCACactaccataaaattttctgtCTTTTAGGATTgagtctcttttttttttcccacaTTTttcaatcattttcttatctttcttcctttttctttttaacatatatttagtAAACGCAACCAATTTATCATTCCCATATGCCTAATTGTTATCAAGTCTTATTCCTCATTATAGAATATGTAAACTTATCACCTTATTAAagaatttattcatttaattaaaccTATCTATTAAcaacatattttaaataaataataatataattgtaGTTACTATACAAAGCTTGGAATTAAACTTTCTTCTCCATTTTTCCTTCATAAAAAACTATCCAAATattcattattttaattattacacTTTTACCCTCCAATCCTAAATCATGACACTCTCCATAATTTTTaccataattaccattttacccttcatCTTTTCTATAATTTCATGTATGATTCATActtcattttggtttatttacacCTCTAGTCTCTCCTCCTCTTtccataattcaatttaattattctatCTTTTATTAGTAGATATTCcggatttatttttttttctcaaagCAAGACTTTTCCCGTTGCCTTCAGTATCTGTTTTCGTTGTCTTATAATACTGATAATCTTTGATTTCTGACTTTATCAAATTATAACTATATTATCACTTAATTGCCACTGCTCCGAGCTTCGGAAAATTTAtgttagataaaaaaaaaattaccaatATTGATAAGATTAACAACATATTAGGTCTCCATTTAATTGATAGAGCAGGAGCAGCTGAGACTTACAGTTGGGCACAATAAATGGATGAGTTGGTCGGTTGATTTTAGTTGGTTTGTTCTACAAAGACTTAAATCTTGATAAAGAAAGGGCCACCATTACTTGTCAATCTGTAAGGGTAAAAACTCTACACTcataatactatatataatatCCACTTCCAAAGACATTTGCATATGTAGATGCCATATAGCTACTTAAGCATGGCTTCTAAACCAGGAATCCTCACTGACTGGCCATGGAAGCCTCTTGGAAGCTTTAAGGTCTTGTTgatttcattttttaaattttacgagttcttttttttttaaaattttaatttgtggTTTGATGGATTTTTACAGTATATACTCCTAGTTCCTTTGATAACGGAACACATATACTCGTTTATGGAGAAGGATGAAGATATAGACGTGTCCAAGCTGGTATTATTCCCATTTATGTTATGGAGAATGCTTCATAACCAGTTATGGATTAGCCTTTCTCGTTATCTAACTGCCAAAGGCACCAACAAGATTGTGGACAAGGGCATTGAATTTGATCAAGTGGACAGGGAGAGAGACTGGTGAGCAacaaaaaatctttttttttttaattactcaATGAcgacaattaattaattaatggcTGCATGCAGGGATGATCAAATAATGTTCAATGCAATCCTGTTTTACTGGGGCAACAAATACGTTCCAGGAGGTTCACACTTACCCTTTTGGAGATTGGATGGTGTGATTATAACCATGTTGCTCCATGCCGGCCCTGTGGAGTTCCTTTATTACTGGCTTCATAGAGCACTGCATCACCATTATCTTTACTCTCGATACCATTCTCATCATCATTCCTCCATTGTCACTGAGCCTATTACTTGTAAGACTTCATCACCTACGTACGTAATTTAATCAATCAATCCACATGGTTATATGGCACTGATCCCTCTGTGGTTGTGGCAGCTGTGATTCATCCATTTGCAGAGCACATTGCATACTTCCTCCTGTTTGCAATACCCATCTTGACAACGGTGCTAACTGGTACTGTCTCCATTGTTGCCCTAGCTGCTTACATTACTTACCTGGACTTTATGAACAATATGGGCCACTGCAATTTCGAGCTTATTCCTAGCTGGCTCTTCACCCTTATCCCTCCTCTCAAGTACATCATTTATACTCCATCGTAAGTCCTTcactcaattaaataattttaaattaaatgccTACCTACAATACTTTATTGTGTAAAGACGGTCTTGCTTTAACAACAGGAGTATtatgataatatttttattttattcatgcaTTATACTTGCTATCTAAGTTATTACAGTGTATGCTACTGCACTTTAAATGAAGTCACGAGCAAATTATAAACAAATAAGATAATTTGGGTAAAAATATTTGTTTGTCCACAATTTTGTTCTATCTGGGTTCAAGATACAAGACTTTTGAAGGCAACCAAGAATAAGGATACTTATATAGGTTCATTAAAAGTAAAACTAAAATTACTAaggaatatttataaaatatattttatttaattttaattacaaaaattaaTTGAGTATATTGATACCAAAGACATTTTATTAATCAAATCCTTTcattacaaaaattattaatttttcattttgtgacgtatcaaattttcctaaactttaaaattaactaaaattttaaatttaaaaaaagggCAAGATAGTTAACCTTTGCTAGGTCTCCTCGTAATTTTAATATGGTTGAATATTTAATTTTAGGTTTTAGAATTTTCGAAGGTTTAACACATAGTCAAagtcatttttttatataatttttagttttaatttgattttcgTTGGtactttttaaagtttttatttagtttttgcgATAaagttctctcttttttttctttttttttactttcatttttttgttaatttaaggttttctcttttatttctttaattttagattatttttaaaatattaatcactattaattatttttaatcagtATGCTTTCCTTAAGCATAATAATTAATGATAATAACACCTAGTAAGAGTATGAATATATTTTGTGAATACTGGACAGGTTTCATTCGCTGCACCACGTACAGTTTAGAACCAATTACTCGTTGTTTATGCCATTTTATGATTACATCTATGGCACAATGGACAAATCTAGTGATACCTTATATGAAAAATCACTGAGAAGGAAAGAAGAATCACCCCATGTGGTGCATCTAACGCACCTAACCACACCCGAGTCTATTTATCATCTCCGACTTGGATTTGCCTCTTTCGCTTCTAAACCGTACACACCATCAACTTGGCACATATGGCTTCTTTGGCCTGTCACACTGTGTTCAATGATGCTTACCTGGATATATTGTTTCACTTTTGTTGTCGAAAGCAATCGGTTTCATAATATCAGACTACAGACCTGGACTATACCCAAGTACAACATACAGGTATAGATATCAACAACATGactttttaattcttgtttaagACACTAATCCATCATAACTAGTTTCTACTGCATCTTGTGTTCATTTCATTTGTAGTACCGCTCGAAATCACAAAAACAATCGACCAATAACTTGATTGAAGAAGCCATATTAGAGGCAGAGGAAAAAGGTGTTAGAGTGTTGAGTCTAGGCCTCATGAACCAGGCAAGTATTTTGCCCCTATAAACATATATAGATATCTCTATAACAAGAAAAAACCATGATGATGAAATAAATGAGCAGGCTGAAGAGCTGAACATGTATGGTGGGGTGTTTATACAAAAACATCCCCAGCTTAAAGTGAAGTTGGTAGATGGGAGTAGCTTGGCAGTTGCAGTTGTGTTAAATAGCATACCCAAGGGAACTACACAAGTAGTCCTTAGAGGCAAGCTGACTAAAGTTGCTTGTGCTCTTGCCTTTACGCTATGCCAAAAGCGCATTCAAGTACGTACATGCATTATTAATTAGATAACTCTAATTCCAAACCTTCAACCACTTTTTtctctatcattttcatttacgTATCACCGTAGGTCTCTGTATTACGTGAGGATGAATATGAAAAGCTTGATAAATTACTTGGCACCAAGTCTGAGGGTAAATTGGTTCTCTCAAAAAGTTACACTTGTAAGGTACCTAAGCCGGTTCTCAATTATCACATTAAAGTACAATGCCTATCCTATTCCTAATGAAAACTAGGTTGAATATGATATtggatgatgaataatatatatgTTGCAGACATGGTTAGTTGGAGATGGATTGAGTGAAGTAGAACAAAAGAAAGCAAGCAAAGGAACTCTATTTATTCCCTTCTCGCAATTCCCACCAAAGAAGTTGAGGACGGACTGCTTCTATCATACCACACCGGCTATGCAAACTCCGTTGGCCTTTGAGAATGTGGATTCTTGTGAGGTTTGGCCATCAACATTTACATACTCCATTTAACTCATTGTAGATATTGATGCTCATTCTTTCATCGCTTTGTTCTACTTTGTTCAGAACTGGTTGCCGAGGAGGGTGATGAGCGTATGGCGTATAGCTGGGTTAGTACATGCACTGGAAGGATGGGAGGAACATGAATGTGGTTACACCACGTCAAACATTGAAAAAGTCTGGGAAGCAACTGTCAAGCATGGATTTCAGCCTCTAAGGGTCCCTACTCATTTAAAATCCTAGATATTTTTCACCCCCCCCTCTCTATATAACATCATATCATATCTTATGTTCTTTTGAATTATAGAAGTATAGTTTTAACTACTAATGGTGGACCACATCATTGTCTCATTTCACGGTTTGTGAGAATTTCAAAGTTAAATTAGATAAGGTTTAGGTTGTTATATTTGTAAActctttttttattataatatagttTATTTGTATTAAAAAAACAATTAGTTACTATTTTTTGCCGATAAGTGCTTAGCTAATTTATAGAAACAAATTGGGGTGCTTTCTTAGTGTAAGTTTATTACTATGTTTTGATGCTTTCAAAAGATTATTAAGTACttgtattttagtattatttgtaTTAAggtgtttattttatttaaatatgggtGAAATATGTTTTATGGTGTTATTGAGATGAAAGGGTGTTTGTTGCAATGATTTATACTAACCTTTGGTTAgttttacttatatatatatatatatatatatatatataataaatttttaattgagttggtgtcacgagtCAATCAGGCATCAATTCGGTTAGGAAAATTacgattttaatatttttaatatttttaattaagttgGGAGGGAATTATGGCTAGTtttaaacattatatatatatttttttaaaaattgaattatgTTGTAACTATATGCGTAATTACTTCAATTCTCACCCTCCCTCCTAAGAATTGAAAACTGTAATTGGGTGCTCCAATTAAAACCAGTTCAATGGGATCTGCCAATTACAATAGTTATTCAAACTTGTTACACTTATAATTACAAACAATTGCATCCAAATCCGATTACCACGTGACTTTCCAAACAGTACTATCTTAAATTTTTTCGTTTTTACTTTATATTCAACAAGATCCTAAAATTAAACAATTGTGTTATTAATTTCtatatcatattatttttaaacgtaatttaatatattatgatTAATAAATACTATAGTTTTTAGCAAATAAAAACCAAGTTTTTTTATATCcattttatatgaaaattaaaaaaaaatttacctaaCAAACTGTACTCCCTCCAAAATTAAATTTGCATAGATTACATTGGTTTACATTGTTATTTCATTAATAATACATGACAACCAATCATAGCTTATTCATAGCTATAAGAAGGGGGAAAAgacaaattaacatacataacaCTCAAACCAATGCATAAGGCCTGAAAATCAAGCTTTTAAATTAATTCCTCCTACCCTTCCTCTGATTTTGTATCTTCCTTTCAAAATACTTGGCAAACAACTTATAATTCATTCGGTAGAAGAGATACATAAGAATTAGTCCATTCACTAACTCAATTCCATATCCCAACATGATTACTTTCCACCCAAATTCAAGCCATGAATCTTTATCTTTCTTTGACAATGAAGGTGGTAGTGGTGATGAACCTTTGAGATAACATTTCTTTGACAATTGATTCCCACATAGTTTTGGGTTGTCCTTCAATGAGTTATTTTTGAATGTGCCAAATTGTTTGCCTTGTCGTATAAGttcgattgtaacaccccatacccgatccGATTACCAGGTCTAAATAACAATGTGCCACATTCGTTGTTAGAGCAAGTATGAATACAAAAACATTTAATTAGTAATACAATTAATGCAAACATAAGCTTTATAGTAAAAAAAAATGATATAGAACATTTCTTGGGACTTATACGAGCCTACATGCGCTTTAAAGTTAACTTGAGATTGAAAAAGAaccaaatatgaaaattttccaaaatttcaaTCAGGTATCAATACCATAGCCAGGTACCTATGCCAATTTTAGCTTTGATGTTtggaaaaattgaataaaaataaataggaTCGATACATCTAAAATATCGATACCCTTCCCAAGGTATTGATACCTcatagaaaaatttcagaatttgcaTTTGGTACCTACTTTATTCCAACTCATTATCAGCTATTCCAAAACATCACTAAAAACAAGTTCAATTCATACCTAAACATACTAAAAAACATGTACTATACTTAATTAATAACTTACATCTTCATTatcaatttcaataattcaatcattcatttagcCAACATTTTCTCATTCATAAAACATACCATTCCCTAATCAAAGAATACATGTCAATATATTAACCAAATACTAATTTGATTCATACCAATTCACATCCAATGgttcactacaggaaaatagggctttagcggcgtttttagtggcgtttgaacAAAAAACGCCGCAAGTATTTTACATTCGCGGCATTTGaaataaaacgccgcaaaaaacagagcaatagcggcgttttttatcaaaacgccgctaaaaacagaacaatagcggcgcttttggaaaaacgccgctataggtcaggttttagcggcgcttcttgaaaaacgccgctataggtagaGGTTTTAGCGTTTTCGTAAAAAGCGCTATAGGTAGAAGGTTTTAGCGGCTcggaaaacgccgctataggtagaGGTTTTAGCGCTtctggaaaaacgccgctataggctgatgttttagcggcgcttttggaaaaacgccgctataggccgatgttttagcggcgcttttggaaaaacgccgctataggccgatgttttagcggcgcttttggaaaaacgccgcaaaaaagtaATTTAGGTTATGGGTTATGGTTTAGTGTTTAGGGTTTGGATTTGGGGTTTGGAATTTAGAGGTAAATATGGTAAACTACTTAACTTGTGtatcttgaatttttttataatataaatctaaataagataaatataaattattattttaaataataggtaCATATATATGTTTTAGGTGTTATGCTATTAGGGATTAGAGGTTATgattaatgataaaaaattaatttattttagagtTTTGGTAAGCATTAAGATTCTATTTGAATTACTTTTGtccttgttatatatatatatattaaacttctaatatatattaagattataatatatatttagggtgtaagtttaggttaagggtttaaggaaatgATACTATTAGCTAGCTAGAAATTAATCGAAGAACCTTTGGATTTTACTAAGATTCAAGCTATTTTGTATATactcatattatttaatataagaatataaacatatatacatgtgtgttttaatttgtactacactaacattgGCCACACAATTCCAAAAAATATGTCTACTGAatattatggtttagggttaacaGTTTTTAAAGTACACtttatagtttgggctttatggtCTAGGAGTTATGGTTGGTTTAGGGGTTACCGAATGGTTTTGGGGTTTAACGTTTGGGGTTAGGGTTTTGTGTTTGTGGtccaaggtttagggtttagagtccaagtttagggttttaaatttagagtataattttggattttaatgtataagataaatgtatataagataaatatatataaattattattttaaaaatatataaatatatatatgaaaagtggtttagtgtgcaattgtgtacatgaactgtaatttgatctagatcttgtaaaatatttaattaattttgatataataaatagcatcatgtttttatttaattaatttatatgcatacataatatgtattttaaaatgtgtattaaatcaaaaataaaattttaactatagtTAGGGTTTAATTAGAGTGTAAGTTTATAGTTTGAGATTTAAAGTTTAAGGTATATTATTATTGAAGACTGAACcaatatttagaattttatgatATTCTTGCAATTTGTACTAAACCTAATATATTGAagattgaaatatatattttgtacatcACAGTAACATTATTtagatataatttaaaagaaattctaaatatatatagttttaaatattgatcaatttttataaaatattcacgtattagcggcgtttatacataaaacgccgcaaaagataggaaatagcggcgtttttttagaaAACGCCATAAAACTTCAATATACATTAGAGTAAAACGGCATCGTTTCCTATGAATAGTAgcggctttagcggcgtttctaaTATAAACGGCACAACTCGTATTACAACGGCGTCGTTTTGTAGTGTAGATAAAAGGGCGTTAGTGGTGCTTTactgaaaacgccgcaaaagggcTCATTAGCGGCGCGTTTCTGAAAACGccacaaaatttccttatttgaaacggcgtcgttttttctCTCCTCTGGTTTAAGCCCTTTACCCGAAATCAGTTTCGATTTTTGCTAAGTAATTTTCCCCCATTTCGTCTCTTCCTTCCCTAAATCCTAAAAAGaaaaccctctttcttttcccCAAATCATCCCTAATTCCCCAAACCCAAATCCCTAACATTTTTCCCAAGTCCCTTTTTCCCTTAATCTATTCCCCCATCCCCGAAATATCTAATTATTTTCCCTTTCCTCTCGTCGAAAGTGATATGCTTCATATTTAGGGTTTTAGCCCAATGATCATCAACTGAAAAACATACAAGAAGAAAGCCCTATCGATTCATTTTTATCGACAAATCAAGGTTAGTTGATTCGTACAAAGTTCAATTTCTGAATGTTATGAAAAAGTAGCAAAGCACTTCTCTCTCACTCGATTTAAATCGAACGAGAACCGGAAGAGCCAACTCTTCATACATCAACTATTCACCGATCGATCCCAAACTTTACGTAGCGCTAAGCCATATCGCTTTTTTCTTTCACTTTATTCGTTGGGTCCTTGAAGCTTCAACAgtatttcttttctttcactttatttgtttgtttgttttttcatGTATTACTTGCCTTTTTTTTTGGTTTGAAATGGTTTGAAATGGGTTTGA contains these protein-coding regions:
- the LOC108457980 gene encoding very-long-chain aldehyde decarbonylase CER1-like; protein product: MPYSYLSMASKPGILTDWPWKPLGSFKYILLVPLITEHIYSFMEKDEDIDVSKLVLFPFMLWRMLHNQLWISLSRYLTAKGTNKIVDKGIEFDQVDRERDWDDQIMFNAILFYWGNKYVPGGSHLPFWRLDGVIITMLLHAGPVEFLYYWLHRALHHHYLYSRYHSHHHSSIVTEPITSVIHPFAEHIAYFLLFAIPILTTVLTGTVSIVALAAYITYLDFMNNMGHCNFELIPSWLFTLIPPLKYIIYTPSFHSLHHVQFRTNYSLFMPFYDYIYGTMDKSSDTLYEKSLRRKEESPHVVHLTHLTTPESIYHLRLGFASFASKPYTPSTWHIWLLWPVTLCSMMLTWIYCFTFVVESNRFHNIRLQTWTIPKYNIQYRSKSQKQSTNNLIEEAILEAEEKGVRVLSLGLMNQAEELNMYGGVFIQKHPQLKVKLVDGSSLAVAVVLNSIPKGTTQVVLRGKLTKVACALAFTLCQKRIQVSVLREDEYEKLDKLLGTKSEGKLVLSKSYTCKTWLVGDGLSEVEQKKASKGTLFIPFSQFPPKKLRTDCFYHTTPAMQTPLAFENVDSCENWLPRRVMSVWRIAGLVHALEGWEEHECGYTTSNIEKVWEATVKHGFQPLRVPTHLKS